In Pedobacter sp. WC2423, the following are encoded in one genomic region:
- a CDS encoding FecR family protein produces MEELYYQLITEYYHQTITERDLTVLQEWVASNPAHETEFREVILILDASKLYYKIPVNQEKNWAKITAYINQDKKPVKRKFPFARLAVAASLILIIGVGLHQYKTHKSNPQNLLTEITNPYGQQSSFILPDSSIVYLNAGSKLKYPKHFATHKRLVILEGEAFFDVKHQTTQPFIIQTGKVSTTVLGTSFNVKAFPKESHIAVTVKTGKVGVVFKEKNHPAITSLLLPDQQLQIDTKTGKTNKNEINAEAICDWRNYRMVFYNASLKEITSTIERTYKLDIELEDPAMAAMKVTTSFHKTPVDQMLKTLAILTGSHYTKSNNTIIFYK; encoded by the coding sequence ATGGAAGAACTATACTATCAGCTGATTACTGAATACTATCATCAAACGATTACAGAAAGAGATCTGACTGTCCTGCAAGAATGGGTAGCCAGCAACCCTGCACACGAAACAGAGTTCAGAGAAGTTATCCTGATCCTGGATGCTTCAAAACTCTATTACAAAATTCCAGTCAATCAGGAAAAAAACTGGGCTAAAATCACCGCCTACATCAACCAGGACAAAAAACCGGTGAAGCGTAAATTTCCATTCGCCAGACTGGCTGTGGCAGCCTCGCTGATACTCATCATTGGTGTTGGACTCCATCAGTACAAAACCCATAAATCCAATCCTCAAAACCTGCTCACAGAAATTACCAACCCATATGGCCAGCAAAGCAGTTTCATCCTGCCTGACAGCTCTATCGTTTACCTCAATGCAGGCAGTAAACTGAAATACCCGAAACACTTTGCTACTCACAAAAGACTGGTGATCCTGGAAGGAGAAGCCTTTTTCGATGTCAAACACCAAACCACCCAGCCCTTCATTATCCAAACTGGAAAAGTAAGTACAACCGTTCTCGGCACCTCCTTCAATGTTAAAGCCTTCCCTAAAGAAAGCCACATAGCTGTAACCGTAAAAACAGGAAAAGTAGGTGTCGTATTCAAAGAAAAGAACCACCCTGCTATCACCAGCCTCCTTTTGCCCGATCAGCAACTCCAGATCGATACCAAAACCGGGAAAACAAATAAAAACGAGATCAATGCAGAAGCTATTTGCGACTGGAGAAACTACAGAATGGTTTTCTACAATGCCTCACTCAAAGAAATCACCTCAACCATAGAAAGAACCTATAAACTCGATATAGAACTTGAAGATCCTGCAATGGCCGCCATGAAAGTAACCACATCATTCCATAAAACACCCGTAGACCAGATGCTCAAAACACTGGCTATCCTGACCGGATCACATTACACCAAATCAAACAACACCATCATATTTTATAAATGA
- a CDS encoding RNA polymerase sigma factor, whose product MKTHNYNVFSDEELLALLHQDDTLSLQTIFSRYYTPLTQFSTIFTKDITISEVLISDLFINLWDNRKQLQIRLLKPYLFQSAKNLSLNQLKKHKPLLEPLENHETLLSGHLTPFEILTNRESQQRILSLINLLPERQREVLLMSRIEQIDKTTIAPLLGITVRTVETTLYQAIKSLRTLLSTSEKKK is encoded by the coding sequence ATGAAAACCCACAACTACAACGTTTTTTCGGACGAAGAACTCCTTGCCTTGCTGCACCAGGACGACACACTCTCCCTGCAAACTATCTTTTCCCGTTACTACACCCCATTAACCCAATTCTCAACCATATTCACCAAAGACATCACCATTAGTGAAGTCCTGATCTCAGACCTGTTCATCAACCTCTGGGACAACCGCAAGCAACTGCAAATCCGCTTACTAAAACCCTACCTGTTCCAATCTGCTAAAAACCTGTCCTTAAACCAGCTAAAAAAACACAAACCCCTGCTCGAACCGCTTGAAAACCATGAAACACTTCTTTCCGGGCACCTTACCCCATTTGAAATCCTGACCAACCGCGAATCGCAGCAACGCATCCTGTCGCTCATTAACCTGCTCCCTGAAAGACAGCGTGAAGTCCTTTTAATGAGCCGTATCGAGCAAATCGATAAAACCACTATTGCCCCGCTCCTGGGCATTACTGTACGCACCGTAGAAACTACCCTTTACCAGGCCATAAAGTCACTACGTACCCTGCTGTCCACTTCAGAAAAGAAAAAATAG
- a CDS encoding SusC/RagA family TonB-linked outer membrane protein, giving the protein MNNTIRWLGCTAILLWLSLFISTANAQTSQMITFGGTSITLKKAFNEVEKLSGMTISYNNSQLDDQQKVNLPKAERTVAETLRLLLRNQSLTIKQTDAKNILLVNSVKGKLTGKVTDQNAETVPGVSIKILETAQTIQSGNDGSYSISLDPGTYTIITKYISFEDTRTEKVKITANHNTLLNLHLQESANALNEVVVTALGIKREEKALGYSTKVLKTEQLTDAMSNNWTDALSGKVAGLNLIRSNGGPAGSNKIILRGESNLTGENDALIVVDGVVINHGSGRTTGSGSSAYLQGESPIDFGSGLNDINPDDIENVTVLKGPGAAALYGQRGANGAIIITTKSGKQRNGIGVTVNSNTAIETISRWPDYQYEYGQGNDGANFYSFGATADGPSTRSTSSAWGPKFNGQSFFQYDPITKTIGKERTPWLPYQNSRKDFFQSGRTFTNSVTLDGGNDQTTFRLSLTNVDNKWIIPNTGYGRNTVALSATHKVNEKLQVATKVNYTNKFSDNLPSTGYNNQSIMYWNMFWLPSADAGWLKDYWAPGKENVAQSYPFSSYPDNPYLIANEMLNKSNRNALTGNVQATYNFSKNLSLMIRSSMDFSYEARSQQRPFDTEKFKKGMFRTQNIFSQEISNDFLIRYNKDLNKDLKISVSAGGSMLKNTYNKDELRADSLTYPGIYSLANSAGVLTPKPYRGKYGINSFYGVATASYKDYLFIDVTGRNDWNSVLATAKSTDNVSFFYPSVNLSGILSEMFKLPKFISYAKLRASVAGVGSGQQTPYITSFTYDVADNFPGGLQNPTVLTNTNLKPLYTTSYEVGTDLRFLNNRLGINIALYKSDTKDQILKTTVDRSSGVSYAYVNAGKVRNKGIEVELNGTPIDQKDGFKWTVFGTFTANRNKIIALTDSLDNLILQSGPASRGAIVAKIGGSMGDLYGRGYKRSPDGQIVYKNGYPVIPDDQLYIGNTTPKWKASLGNQFRYKNFGMSFLVDAQYGAVGYSLTAGVLAEQGKTTNTLPGRYNGIIGKGVVQNPDGSYSPNTVIAQDMTNYYTTHYGRDNIEGTTYSTDFIKLREARFDYTFKPKTLRRFGLQRATIGIYGRDLMTITKWPGFDPEFGTLNDGTINQGFELGQFPATRTFGINLNIGI; this is encoded by the coding sequence ATGAATAATACTATTCGATGGCTCGGCTGCACAGCAATTTTGTTGTGGTTAAGTCTGTTTATCAGTACAGCAAACGCACAAACAAGCCAGATGATTACCTTTGGCGGAACCAGTATCACCTTAAAAAAAGCCTTTAACGAGGTCGAAAAGCTAAGTGGCATGACCATCAGCTATAACAACAGCCAGTTAGACGATCAGCAAAAGGTCAACCTCCCAAAAGCAGAGAGAACAGTAGCAGAAACATTGCGCCTGTTACTCCGCAACCAATCCTTAACCATCAAACAAACAGATGCTAAAAACATCCTGCTCGTCAACAGTGTAAAAGGGAAACTGACAGGAAAAGTAACCGATCAAAATGCTGAAACAGTTCCCGGTGTATCTATCAAAATACTCGAAACTGCACAAACTATCCAGTCTGGCAACGACGGAAGCTATAGTATCAGCCTTGATCCGGGAACCTATACCATCATCACCAAATACATCTCTTTTGAGGATACCCGTACCGAAAAGGTAAAGATCACGGCTAACCATAACACTTTATTAAACCTTCATCTGCAGGAATCTGCCAACGCTTTAAATGAAGTCGTAGTCACAGCGCTCGGTATCAAAAGAGAAGAAAAGGCCCTTGGTTATTCCACCAAAGTTTTAAAAACCGAACAGTTGACCGATGCCATGTCCAACAACTGGACAGACGCGTTGTCCGGTAAAGTTGCCGGCTTAAACCTGATCAGATCAAACGGTGGCCCGGCGGGTTCAAACAAAATCATCCTGCGTGGAGAAAGTAACCTGACCGGTGAAAATGATGCCTTAATTGTAGTAGACGGTGTGGTGATTAACCATGGCAGCGGCCGGACAACAGGAAGTGGCAGCTCCGCCTATTTACAGGGCGAGTCGCCTATTGACTTTGGCAGTGGCTTAAACGACATCAACCCGGACGATATAGAAAATGTAACCGTTTTAAAAGGTCCGGGAGCCGCTGCTTTATACGGACAGCGCGGTGCAAACGGTGCGATCATCATTACCACTAAATCCGGTAAACAAAGAAACGGGATCGGGGTAACAGTCAATTCGAATACTGCTATAGAAACGATTTCCCGCTGGCCCGATTACCAGTACGAATACGGACAGGGAAACGATGGTGCCAACTTTTACTCCTTTGGGGCAACAGCAGATGGCCCAAGTACCAGGAGTACAAGTTCTGCCTGGGGGCCTAAGTTTAACGGACAATCCTTTTTCCAGTATGACCCGATCACTAAAACTATAGGAAAAGAGAGAACTCCATGGCTTCCTTATCAAAACTCAAGAAAAGATTTCTTTCAGAGCGGCCGTACTTTCACGAACAGCGTAACCCTGGATGGTGGAAATGACCAGACCACTTTTCGCCTTTCGCTAACCAATGTAGACAACAAATGGATCATCCCCAATACTGGTTACGGCCGAAATACAGTTGCCCTTTCTGCCACCCATAAAGTAAATGAGAAACTTCAGGTCGCAACCAAAGTTAACTATACGAACAAGTTTAGTGATAACCTCCCTTCTACTGGTTACAATAACCAGTCTATCATGTACTGGAACATGTTCTGGTTACCTAGCGCAGATGCGGGATGGTTAAAGGACTATTGGGCCCCCGGAAAAGAAAATGTAGCGCAGAGCTATCCTTTTAGCAGTTATCCTGACAATCCATACCTGATTGCGAATGAAATGCTCAACAAATCTAACCGGAATGCACTAACGGGAAACGTACAGGCCACTTATAATTTCTCTAAGAATTTAAGCCTGATGATTCGCAGTTCGATGGACTTTTCTTATGAAGCCCGTTCTCAGCAACGCCCGTTTGATACCGAGAAGTTCAAAAAAGGAATGTTCAGGACACAAAACATCTTCTCTCAGGAAATTTCCAACGACTTTTTAATCCGCTACAACAAAGACCTGAACAAGGATCTTAAAATCTCGGTTTCTGCGGGGGGCAGCATGTTAAAAAACACTTATAACAAAGATGAACTGCGTGCGGATTCACTTACCTATCCGGGTATTTATAGCCTGGCTAACAGTGCAGGTGTGTTAACGCCAAAACCTTACCGTGGTAAATATGGAATTAACAGTTTCTATGGCGTTGCGACAGCAAGTTATAAAGATTACTTATTTATAGATGTTACAGGCCGTAACGACTGGAACAGCGTACTGGCAACTGCAAAATCTACTGATAATGTTTCCTTTTTCTATCCTTCAGTAAACCTGAGTGGCATCCTGTCTGAAATGTTTAAACTGCCAAAATTCATCTCCTATGCCAAATTAAGAGCTTCGGTAGCAGGTGTGGGCAGTGGTCAGCAAACCCCTTATATCACTTCTTTCACTTATGATGTAGCGGATAATTTTCCCGGCGGACTCCAAAATCCAACGGTATTAACCAATACCAATCTGAAACCTTTATATACCACAAGTTACGAAGTGGGTACTGATCTGAGGTTCTTAAATAACCGTCTGGGCATCAACATTGCCCTGTATAAAAGTGATACCAAAGATCAGATTCTGAAAACTACTGTAGACCGTTCTTCGGGCGTAAGTTATGCTTATGTAAACGCTGGAAAAGTGCGTAATAAAGGGATAGAAGTTGAATTGAATGGTACACCGATAGATCAGAAAGATGGGTTCAAATGGACAGTCTTCGGAACTTTTACCGCTAACAGAAACAAGATTATCGCTTTAACAGATAGCCTGGATAACCTGATTTTACAATCCGGGCCAGCCAGCCGCGGTGCAATTGTAGCTAAAATTGGAGGCAGCATGGGTGATCTGTATGGCCGTGGTTACAAACGGTCTCCAGACGGGCAGATTGTTTATAAGAATGGTTACCCGGTTATCCCTGATGATCAGCTTTATATCGGCAATACCACCCCTAAATGGAAAGCGAGTTTAGGCAACCAGTTCCGTTATAAGAATTTTGGAATGAGTTTCCTGGTGGATGCACAATATGGTGCAGTAGGTTATTCGCTCACTGCAGGTGTTTTAGCTGAACAAGGAAAGACAACAAACACGCTTCCGGGACGATACAACGGGATTATCGGTAAAGGTGTAGTGCAAAATCCAGATGGCAGTTATAGCCCGAACACGGTAATTGCACAAGATATGACTAATTATTACACTACCCATTATGGCCGGGATAATATTGAGGGAACTACCTATTCTACTGATTTTATCAAACTCCGTGAAGCCAGATTTGACTACACTTTTAAACCAAAAACACTGAGAAGGTTCGGTTTGCAAAGGGCCACAATTGGTATTTATGGCCGTGATTTGATGACAATCACGAAATGGCCGGGCTTTGATCCTGAGTTTGGGACATTAAACGACGGTACGATTAACCAGGGTTTTGAACTGGGCCAGTTCCCTGCTACCCGAACTTTTGGTATCAATTTAAACATAGGTATTTAA
- a CDS encoding thiol-disulfide oxidoreductase DCC family protein, whose amino-acid sequence MNLTHDQITTKNEQFYNEKIDILKSEKATIILFDGECNFCNSTVNFIIKNEQGSSLFFSSLQSKAGQKILKDNRLPADNKSILFLADGVVHQRSEAVLNILAKMRRPYYYLVLFKILPLWFRDFIYNVVAKHRKSIVTKKVSCEIPSPQVLDKFLM is encoded by the coding sequence ATGAATTTAACACATGACCAAATAACAACTAAAAACGAGCAATTTTATAATGAGAAAATAGACATTCTGAAAAGTGAAAAAGCAACTATAATTCTTTTCGATGGGGAATGTAATTTTTGTAATAGCACTGTCAACTTCATTATTAAAAATGAACAGGGTTCTTCTCTTTTCTTTTCGTCGTTACAATCAAAGGCCGGGCAAAAAATATTGAAAGATAACAGACTGCCGGCAGACAATAAATCAATTTTATTTCTTGCTGACGGAGTTGTCCACCAAAGAAGTGAAGCCGTATTAAATATACTTGCAAAAATGCGCAGACCATATTATTACTTAGTATTATTTAAAATTCTGCCACTTTGGTTTAGAGACTTCATTTACAATGTGGTTGCAAAACATAGAAAATCTATAGTGACTAAAAAAGTAAGCTGCGAAATTCCATCTCCTCAGGTGTTGGATAAATTTCTTATGTAA
- a CDS encoding SusD/RagB family nutrient-binding outer membrane lipoprotein, with protein sequence MNMRLKNYTICLILCLAVTSCKKGFQELNVNPNTSEKALPQALLAPAIASIVTANMSRSQRLTNELMQVTVDMGDTDGKIFRYDIRKSEGDYLWNSWYLELSNFNDIYKGAEQLGSNSFKGISLICQAYVFSLLTDTYGDIPYFNATKAKEGVFMPEFDRQEVIYPELFKKLEMANELLKTGTNIPSSSDPLYAGNAANWRKFGNTLYLRLLMRVSAKSPALAVAKIKDIVDVNSANYPVISSNAESAALRWSGTAPYVSPFATWRPADWYTPKLADFFVNNLKEWGDPRIAKWATIYNGKYEGIPSGYPVGQAPEGKSTLPVALQSEPLLGNILNYAELQFLLAEAASKGWITTGTAKGYYENGVTSGITYWGYAVPENYLQGADVKWTDNLALENKLELIHLQKYYSLFMTDLEQWFEYRRTGHPQLPKGAGLPNGGQMPSRLNYPVYLQSTNGANYAAAVAIQGADDLYTKVWWQKP encoded by the coding sequence ATGAATATGAGACTCAAAAATTATACAATCTGTTTGATTTTATGTTTAGCGGTGACCTCTTGTAAAAAAGGTTTTCAGGAGCTGAATGTGAATCCTAATACGAGTGAAAAGGCTTTACCGCAGGCTTTGCTTGCTCCCGCTATTGCAAGTATTGTAACCGCAAATATGAGCCGCAGCCAAAGGCTCACTAACGAACTGATGCAGGTAACGGTAGATATGGGTGATACAGACGGGAAAATTTTCCGTTACGACATCCGTAAATCTGAGGGTGATTATCTTTGGAACAGCTGGTATCTGGAACTTTCCAATTTCAATGATATCTACAAAGGTGCGGAACAATTGGGCAGCAATAGTTTCAAAGGGATCTCGCTGATCTGCCAGGCTTATGTGTTTTCATTACTGACTGATACTTATGGTGACATCCCGTATTTCAATGCGACTAAAGCTAAAGAAGGTGTTTTTATGCCCGAGTTTGATCGTCAGGAAGTCATCTATCCGGAGCTTTTTAAAAAGCTGGAAATGGCTAACGAACTGTTAAAAACGGGCACCAATATCCCTTCTTCAAGTGATCCGCTCTATGCAGGAAATGCAGCTAACTGGCGCAAGTTTGGCAATACGCTTTATTTGAGATTGCTGATGCGGGTTTCTGCTAAATCGCCAGCTTTAGCAGTAGCAAAAATTAAGGACATTGTGGATGTAAACAGTGCTAATTACCCGGTTATAAGCAGTAATGCAGAGTCGGCAGCTTTGAGGTGGTCAGGTACTGCGCCTTATGTTTCGCCTTTTGCCACCTGGCGGCCTGCCGATTGGTACACGCCCAAACTGGCTGATTTCTTTGTCAACAATTTAAAGGAATGGGGCGATCCGCGAATTGCGAAATGGGCTACCATTTACAATGGAAAGTATGAAGGCATTCCGAGTGGCTATCCTGTAGGGCAAGCTCCCGAAGGGAAATCTACTTTACCTGTTGCCTTACAGTCTGAGCCTTTACTGGGTAATATCCTGAACTACGCGGAGCTCCAGTTCCTGCTGGCCGAAGCTGCTTCAAAAGGCTGGATCACTACCGGAACGGCTAAAGGTTATTATGAAAACGGGGTAACCAGCGGGATTACTTACTGGGGCTATGCGGTTCCTGAAAACTACCTGCAGGGTGCAGATGTGAAATGGACTGACAATTTAGCTTTGGAGAATAAACTCGAGCTGATCCATTTGCAGAAATATTACAGCCTGTTTATGACTGATCTGGAGCAATGGTTTGAATATCGTCGCACAGGCCATCCTCAGTTACCGAAAGGTGCTGGTTTGCCAAATGGCGGCCAGATGCCTTCCCGCTTAAATTATCCTGTCTATCTGCAATCTACCAATGGTGCGAATTATGCTGCGGCTGTAGCCATACAGGGTGCAGATGATTTATACACTAAAGTATGGTGGCAAAAACCTTAA
- a CDS encoding transcriptional regulator, producing MDTTKGKNKADFSMTIAPSDGHNLTKKEKDLIEESAKLRHAQRSPERLIRNQMLSVLYRLEAYLQEENGDNKEVYTIAYFVEEFCKVLKLNKTQFASHVDTDVSNLNKYLNGQRAFNIEFAMKFSHFFHTPVDVWLKVQLKNDLIALHKAEKGHKYDKYDYKKVLQMA from the coding sequence ATGGATACTACTAAAGGAAAAAATAAAGCAGATTTCAGTATGACCATCGCACCAAGTGATGGTCATAACCTGACAAAAAAAGAAAAAGATTTAATTGAAGAATCTGCAAAATTACGCCATGCTCAACGTTCTCCTGAACGTTTGATCAGAAATCAGATGCTTTCAGTTCTCTATCGTTTAGAAGCATATTTACAGGAAGAAAATGGAGATAACAAAGAGGTTTATACCATTGCGTATTTTGTTGAAGAGTTTTGCAAGGTTTTAAAACTAAATAAAACTCAATTTGCCTCACATGTTGATACCGATGTTTCAAACCTCAATAAGTATCTTAATGGGCAGCGGGCATTTAATATTGAGTTTGCCATGAAGTTTTCCCATTTCTTTCATACTCCAGTAGACGTTTGGTTAAAAGTTCAGTTAAAGAATGATTTGATCGCTTTACACAAGGCAGAAAAGGGTCACAAGTACGATAAGTATGATTATAAGAAAGTTTTACAAATGGCCTAA
- a CDS encoding DUF5689 domain-containing protein, whose amino-acid sequence MNKYIFQFFSCWLLLTGLAGCKKHDAALGDPSPVIAIEDLRAIYQGTAVSLNTGNLAGAHQIIGIVVSDVQSGNMPAGTIAMQNNRRNKTRGILLAVENAAALKTGDSIVVDLNGTTLTKVNGSLQVTGLNAASVNKVSSGNARNPITVTTALFKAKPDDYEGCLVRIFSGSITPVPVAGELYAGDKSLADNGGTMVLHTEKSASFAGKGLPASATFTGIPLLYQVDGKGDAVPSLWPRNILDMLDASGPVYKGFPETFEFPNQSLKASYAAAVVGLKTGNWLLDQAILANTSGRDRFNPAGLQCIRMQQNLAVPAYVQMNFNVPDGASKVSFLYGAYYNDATSSFVLEYSKDDGLTWLQTGKVINNASAVAKTATFPMDITGPVRFRVKKLGLGTTNNTSINNGRLSIEDFAIYAN is encoded by the coding sequence ATGAACAAATATATATTTCAATTTTTTAGTTGCTGGTTGCTGTTAACCGGCTTAGCAGGATGTAAAAAGCATGATGCTGCTTTGGGCGATCCTAGTCCGGTTATCGCCATAGAAGATTTGCGCGCCATCTATCAGGGTACAGCTGTAAGCTTAAATACAGGCAATTTAGCTGGTGCACACCAGATTATCGGCATCGTGGTTTCTGATGTCCAGTCTGGGAATATGCCTGCCGGAACTATAGCCATGCAGAATAACAGAAGGAATAAAACCAGGGGAATTTTACTGGCGGTAGAAAATGCGGCAGCTTTGAAAACGGGAGATTCTATTGTGGTAGACCTGAACGGAACAACGCTTACCAAAGTGAATGGAAGTTTACAGGTGACAGGTTTAAATGCGGCGTCAGTAAACAAGGTTTCGAGTGGAAATGCAAGAAACCCGATTACTGTAACTACGGCTTTATTTAAGGCTAAACCAGATGATTATGAAGGCTGTCTGGTCAGAATATTTTCCGGAAGCATCACTCCTGTTCCTGTTGCCGGAGAGTTATATGCGGGCGATAAAAGTTTAGCAGATAATGGCGGAACAATGGTTTTGCATACAGAAAAGAGTGCTTCTTTTGCGGGTAAGGGTTTACCAGCGAGCGCTACTTTTACAGGTATTCCACTCCTGTACCAGGTAGACGGGAAAGGTGATGCTGTGCCTAGTTTATGGCCACGCAACATACTCGATATGCTGGATGCAAGCGGACCTGTTTATAAGGGTTTCCCTGAAACTTTTGAGTTCCCGAATCAGAGTTTAAAGGCTTCTTATGCAGCGGCAGTTGTTGGTTTAAAAACAGGAAACTGGTTGTTGGATCAAGCTATTTTAGCGAATACTTCTGGCCGTGACCGCTTTAATCCTGCTGGTTTACAGTGTATCCGGATGCAGCAAAATCTGGCTGTTCCGGCTTATGTGCAAATGAACTTTAATGTGCCTGACGGGGCATCAAAAGTATCCTTTTTATATGGTGCTTACTACAATGATGCGACCAGTTCTTTTGTATTAGAATATTCTAAGGATGACGGTTTAACATGGCTGCAAACTGGAAAGGTGATCAATAATGCATCGGCCGTTGCCAAAACAGCAACTTTCCCGATGGACATTACCGGGCCGGTACGGTTCAGAGTTAAAAAATTAGGCTTGGGAACAACAAATAATACATCTATTAATAACGGAAGGCTGAGTATTGAAGACTTTGCTATTTACGCGAACTAA